ctaaaacaaaatatgtcaaatcaaattaaaacataagatttaaaataagtttacCGTTGACAACTTGAATATACGGAATACATtgcaaatgtataaaaaaattaaaattaatctaGCGTATGTTAATCAAATATACACAATCATTAACCTTTTTCTatagaattaaacaaaaacctCAAGGAATACATGATTGAAAAAAACgactttaaaattcaaaattatttttaattcaacacACATCTTggaaataataagtaaataaaacacaaattagttgaatatattatatataatatgttgaatatattatataaagttGTTGGgaataaatcatattaaaatgtttaaattcgTTACAATGAATTAGAATATACCGCGTATTTcagttttggtattttgttgcTATCCAATATGCCGTCACACTTTCGCATATCCAAAACGTGCGCTggcaagcaaaataaataagacgCAAACAACGAGACGACTCTATAAATAACTTGCAAAGATTCGCAACAAAAACGCGTTATAAACAAAcctttttgttgaaatttagGTGCAGCAGTGACAAAAACGCAGCGCCAACATGAGCATGAGCGATGACGACAGAGATATTGACATTGAGAGTGACGTAAGCAAAATGCCCCCGATATAAGCATCTTGTGACGTCgcatacataaaatattatgtGCAATTCTTAATTTTGCAGGATGATGTGGATTCTGATAACGGTCTTGGCTCCTCGCGCCACACGAGCACCGCAAATTTTTCGCAGGTAGGCAAAATAgtatacaaacaacaacacaagacTCGCGCATGGTCTTTGTTTACAAACACACGCACGTTTCTCTtactgttgttggtgttgttgtagctgcgcAGTCAACtcatgtgtttgtttttgtttgcgttttttttttcaaggcCGAAAAACGAGCGCATCACAATGCTTTGGAAAGAAGAAGACGTGATCATATAAAGGAGAGTTTTACCAATCTTCGTGAAGCAGTGCCAACGTTAAAGGGCGAAAAAGTGAGTTGGAAATTAAGATAcatttagttaaattataacaaaacttattttgaattgaaattgtgatAGAAAGTTATAAGTTCATTAAACCACAGTTCTAAAAgctcattaaattaaagaattcaaataattttttatgtttaaaattagCCTTGGCATTTTTACTAATGATCGTTATTCTCATTCAGGCCAGCAGAGCGCAGATTCTTAAGAAGACCACCGAATGCATACAAACGTTAAGGCGGAAGATAAGTGAAAATCAAAAGGACATCGAGGACATTAAGAAACAGAACAGTATCCTCGATGAACAGAGTAAATTTCCAACAAGTTTCTCTtagtaaaagaaatatttaaattacctTTTCTTTTACAGTACGACGACTAGAAGGGAACCCCTCGAATGGATCGGAATTCTTGAGTGGTGATGACCTTAGTGATGTGGAGGATGCTCTGGAACAATCAGATTTCAGCAGACGAAgtaaaaagttgaaaacatTTCATGCATAGCGTTTGCCTGGCATCGCAATAATGTCCGCGCTGGCGTCGTAAAccaaaaccacaacaaaatgaaacaatcAAAACCGAAACACGGAAATCTTCAATGCGACGGCGTGTTATCATAATCATTACTACCTAAGTCCAAAGCATATAGGCCCAATCCCCACCAAAACTAGATCCCCTCGTCTACCTTAATGTGTGTTATTTTGTACTCTCACTATATATACAGAATATGCAATTTGTAAGTATCTTAAATACATAGTACTATGTATTGTCTAAAAGTTAGTCTACTAAAGGTTCGCAGTGTAGAATTGtagaatattataattgtatattcTTCGATTTAAGATCAACTCAAGCTGGACCATtctattaataaacatttatagaTATATCTCAACATATAGTTTAAAATGCGTCCAAAATCTAACTGGCTCTCGTCTTCATTAAGCACTGGTTTCAGACTTAAGATAACCAGGATTAAGgatatttaaacatatttgtatatcttAAGCATTGGTAGAAAATTCGCAAAGAGCTCTTGAATGAACCACAGAGAATTCGTATAGAAATagaatatagatatatgtatatttgaatcAAACACTATTTAAACTTCAGCGTCAGCCAGagcagcacaaacacaaagagCACAAAGAGGAACATGTAACACATTTGCTTGGATCCCCCACCCTGTTTGGCCAGACGCACTACTCGCGTCATTGTGTTGCCGAGGAAACCGCTGGTACGATCCATGTCATCGTCAATGCCGCGCAGCAGTTTATCCTGATACCGTACCTCATTCCCAATATCAATGGTCAGCGACTTCAGGGCGCCAATCTTCTGTTGCAGCTCCTCAGCAGCTCGTTCGTTTTCCGCTTCCAAGGCATCGTGTCCACTTGGCGCTGCTGGCTGTTGATTGAGCGGCTGGTAGGGATAATTGTTGCGCCGCATGCTACTGCTGTTGTGAGCCAGTTTTGCCGGAATTTCGCTGCAATCCTGAGAACGAAGTATGTATAAGTTTCTTATTTGATGCAAGTGACACGTAAACCAAAGATCAATTTCATACCGCAAGAAGAAAACAGCAGtttgtctttgttgttatGCGTGAATAATGCTTTAGAGTTGCCCTCTATGCCATACAATGCTTAATTGACTGACtcgtttataaatttaattaaaaaagtaagcgaaatatgcaataacaattgttgttaaatttatgtttattaatcGAGTCATATAGTTCGCTTATGATCTAGTTCATGCCGTCTGCTCTTTGGACTCAGCCATCTGTGCTGTGATGACACCAcacatatttcaaaaaatgttcaaaaataacataaactaataataaagagcttaagttaaaataatataatttgtataataggTACGCAGAATAATTTCGCTTTATAGCTGCCAATTACTTCAGTGCGTACTTATACGATAACCGCAATGAACCGAACCCCAATCGTGTTATCGAACTTGTATCGTACAGTCAtttgcgttttattttatttttatcgacAAACAGCTGTGCAGTCATAACGTAACGgcgtgtgtttgctttttattcaATCCCATTTTGCCATAGCAACTTTTTATaagttgaatatataaattatgtgaAGTGCTACAACTCGGTTGAAACTCAGTCATTAAATTGGTtgattttatacaaaaattaaaaaaaaagaaattctaatttaatgCATTATAAATCCTGCCATTTCAAACGTGTATCAATActcaaattgcaataattcGAAAAATTAGGTAACGAGTTCAAAAGAGTTCCAAACAAacccaaaaatatatgttatatacacatatagtatatgtattatCTGTGTGTCCTACTCAATCAATACAACTTAAGTATTAAGTTCACCTGTGACAGGTGGCAATTTCGTCATGACCTTTTGAATGAATGCATGTGTTTTGAAAGAGTTGCTTGCTCATCTTTAAAGCTAAATGCGTAATAATGATGTTGCTTTAGTAGAGCAACAGAGATTAATTATTTTGACCCACATCGCCTCGCTCGTATACTCTTtctaatacaatttatatgcaaatgaTAAGCGCTCATTGAACCAGCGTCATCACTGATAAGGcttccctctcactctctcctcAGTATTTCAACATCATGGTGGACTTGGCGGGCTTTGTGGCCAGTAAACTTGGCGTTCCCCCGGAAGCATTTCGACTGCTCCTAACACTGCTGGCAGGTAAGTTAATCAGACATGAATAATCAGCACATTTTTACATATAAATCAATTCTTTTTTAGGCTACCCAATTGCTGCCGCCTATCACAAATATGTCGCCGACAGGCCAAAGACACTCCAACATTTGTACTTTGCTCTGAGTGGCATGGGTTTATGCTACTACAACTATGGTACCGACACATATCACTCCCTCCTTGCCATCAGCGTGACCTTCGCCCTGGTCACCGTTTTGCGTTCTAAGCCACTTTTGCTATTGATCATCAACTTTGTATTCCACATGAGTTATTTGCTGCTGGGATACTATTACACAGCCAGCAATGAATATGATATACTGTGGACGATGCCGCATTGCATATTGACGCTGCGCATGATTGGCTTTGGCTTCGATATCTCCGATGGCTTGCGTAAAGAAGAGGAACTGTCTAAGGACCAGAAAGAGACAGCGCTGCGAGATCCGCCCAATTTTCTTGAGTTGCTGGCATTC
This is a stretch of genomic DNA from Drosophila albomicans strain 15112-1751.03 chromosome 3, ASM965048v2, whole genome shotgun sequence. It encodes these proteins:
- the LOC117572487 gene encoding protein max; translation: MSMSDDDRDIDIESDDDVDSDNGLGSSRHTSTANFSQAEKRAHHNALERRRRDHIKESFTNLREAVPTLKGEKASRAQILKKTTECIQTLRRKISENQKDIEDIKKQNSILDEQIRRLEGNPSNGSEFLSGDDLSDVEDALEQSDFSRRSKKLKTFHA
- the LOC117572489 gene encoding BET1 homolog, with the protein product MRRNNYPYQPLNQQPAAPSGHDALEAENERAAEELQQKIGALKSLTIDIGNEVRYQDKLLRGIDDDMDRTSGFLGNTMTRVVRLAKQGGGSKQMCYMFLFVLFVFVLLWLTLKFK